CATCGAGTTCGCCCGCCCGCCAAGCCTTCGCGGTAGCCGGCAGTTCCGGCGGCAATTCCTGACCGGTGAGAGTCAAACGCTCAGACAGCTGTTCGGCGTCGTGCAGCCGGCGGCGGGCCTCGGCGTAACTGATCCGCAGCGAGTCGCCGATGACTTTGTGGACGGGGCCACCCACGTCGGCGGGATCCTCCTTGGCGAGGCTGGCGATCACGTCGTGGCTCGCCGCGATCTGTCGTCGCTGCGAGGCCTCCATCCGTTCGAGCACCAGCAGCCGGACAGCGGGAGTCAGCACATCGAAGTTCAGGCCGCGAATCGCAGCGTCGCCGGTGTCCAGCGTGTCCAGGGCAGCGGATACTTCTGACGAAACCTCAATCGAATGCATGTTCGAATTTTATTGGTGATTATCGCCCCGGGCTACGGTAAAGGCGCAGCCTGTGCATCAACGCTCAACTGTGGAGAAAACCCGCGGGACCGTCCGTCTAGGGTGAAGGCCATGCGGGTAGGAGTGCTGGGAGCCAAGGGCAAGGTCGGGTCGGCGATGGTGGCCGGTGTGCAGGCCGCCGAGGACCTGACCTTGTCCGCCGAAGTCGACGCCGGCGACCCGATGAGTCTGCTGACCGAGGGCGACACCGAGGTCGTGATCGATTTCACCCACCCCGACGTGGTGATGGGCAACCTGGAGTTCCTGATCGGCAACGGAATTCACGCTGTGGTGGGGACCACCGGCTTTACCGCCGAGCGGCTGCGGCAGGTCGAGACCTGGCTCGCCGACAGCCCAGAAACCTCGGTGCTGATCGCGCCGAACTTCGCGATCGGGGCCGTGCTGTCCATGCATTTCGCGAAGCAGGCCGCGCCCTTCTTCGAGTCCGCTGAGGTCGTCGAGCTGCATCACCCGCACAAAGCCGACGCCCCATCGGGCACCGCGACTCGCACCGCCAAGCTGATCGCCGAATCTCGAAAAGGCCTGCCGCCCAACCCCGATGCCACCAGCACCGGCTTGCCCGGCGCGCGCGGCGCCGACGTCGACGGCATCCCGGTGCACTCGGTGCGGCTGGCCGGGCTAGTCGCCCACCAGGAGGTGCTGTTCGGCACCGAGGGGGAGACGCTGACGATCCGCCACGACAGCCTGGATCGCACGTCTTTCGTGCCGGGCGTGCTGCTGGCGGTGCGCCGGGTTCAGGAACGCCCCGGGCTGACGGTGGGGCTGGAGCCCCTGCTCAACCTGCAATGAACAGGGCGCTGCGCACGCAATTGCTGATCGCCTTCCTGTGCGCGGCGATGTTGCTGTACTTCGTCCTGCTGGGGCGGTTGGCCGTCGCGATGATCGCCTCGGGCCGCGCCGCCGCCGTCGGCCTGGGTCTGGCGGTGTTGATCATGCCCGTGATCGGGTTGTGGGCGATGATCACCACGCTGCGGGCCGGATTCGCGCACCAGAAGCTGGCCCGTCTGATCGCCGAAGACGGGATGGAACTCGATGCCAGCGCGTTGCCGCGGCGGCCGTCGGGTCGTATCCGGCGCGATGCGGCCGACGAGCTGTTCGCGACGGTGCGCACCGAGGTGGAAGCCCACCCCGACGACTGGCGGAACTGGTACCGGTTGGCCCGGGCCTACGACTACGCCGGGGATCGTCGCCGCGCCCGAGAAGCCATGAAGACGGCGGTCGAGCTGCAGGGGCGCCCGTGAGCAAGACACTGCTGATCGTGCACCACACGCCGTCGCCGCATACGCAGGAGATGTTCGAAGCGGTGGTGGCCGGGGCGACCGACCCCGAGATCGAAGGTGTGGAGGTCGTGCGACGGCCGGCTCTCACCGTGTCGCCAGTCGAAATGCTGAAGGCTGACGGCTATCTGCTGGGCACGCCGGCCAACCTCGGCTATATTTCGGGCGCTCTCAAGCATGCATTCGACTGCGCCTATTACCAATTGCTCGACACGACCCGTGGCCGACCCTTTGGCTTGTACCTGCACGGCAATGAGGGCACCGAGGGCGCCGAGCGCGCGGTCGACGGGATCACGACGGGGCTGGGTTGGGTGAAAGCCGCTGACATCGTGGTGGTTTCAGGTAAGCCGAGCAAGGACGACGTCGAAGCGTGCTGGAACCTCGGGGCGACAATCGCCGCCCAGCTGATGGAGTGAATATCCGTCGGCCCGAAGGTGCCGCAGTCGGCTCGACGTGGCGCGCGGCTTCGAACACCCGATGGTCCGCCAGCGCGACCAGCCGTCGACCGATGCGCAGGTGAATGGTGCGCATGCCGTCTTGCGTTACCGCGCCGCGACGCGGGCGGCCTAGGCGTAGGTCGGCTTGAACGCGTCGGCGGGCTGGGCGACGGCCAGTGCGGAGCTGGTGCCGATCGGCCCGTGGCGATCGAACAGGGTCGCCGCCCCGGTGGCCACACCGTCCGTGCCGTAATGGCTTTGGGCGGCCAACCCGACGAATTCGCCGTCGGGCAATCGGCTCGCGGTGACGGTGTAGTCGGCGTTGATGTAGCGCAATCCGCCTGTGCCCCAATGTGTGAGCGAACTCGTGATGTCGCCGACGAAGGCCAGGCGGGTAAACGGTGT
The DNA window shown above is from Mycobacterium sp. Aquia_216 and carries:
- the dapB gene encoding 4-hydroxy-tetrahydrodipicolinate reductase, which gives rise to MRVGVLGAKGKVGSAMVAGVQAAEDLTLSAEVDAGDPMSLLTEGDTEVVIDFTHPDVVMGNLEFLIGNGIHAVVGTTGFTAERLRQVETWLADSPETSVLIAPNFAIGAVLSMHFAKQAAPFFESAEVVELHHPHKADAPSGTATRTAKLIAESRKGLPPNPDATSTGLPGARGADVDGIPVHSVRLAGLVAHQEVLFGTEGETLTIRHDSLDRTSFVPGVLLAVRRVQERPGLTVGLEPLLNLQ
- a CDS encoding flavodoxin family protein encodes the protein MFEAVVAGATDPEIEGVEVVRRPALTVSPVEMLKADGYLLGTPANLGYISGALKHAFDCAYYQLLDTTRGRPFGLYLHGNEGTEGAERAVDGITTGLGWVKAADIVVVSGKPSKDDVEACWNLGATIAAQLME